Proteins encoded together in one Chryseobacterium sp. G0201 window:
- a CDS encoding DUF4294 domain-containing protein: protein MNFTKIVYLFLFFFGVFVFGQRDSVIAKPLSQYPQELLKVDEFGNKYYYDESQKARIYEINGETVVAMDELVLVNKPKFNNQLDKNYYYFLNKKLYRVYPLFVTALQQYRDIQKEMTDLDSKAKRKYIKDRQSMLADQYEKQLRDLTTTEGQVFAKLMNRATGKNVFEIIKELRGGWSAFWWNVKGKMADIDLKDQYNPRKNRTDEFLESLLQSNWNSGYLQPYPGANTFKSPK from the coding sequence ATGAATTTTACTAAGATTGTTTATCTTTTTCTTTTCTTTTTTGGTGTCTTTGTTTTCGGGCAAAGGGATTCCGTGATTGCGAAGCCGTTAAGCCAATATCCACAAGAGTTGTTAAAAGTGGATGAATTTGGAAATAAATATTACTACGATGAAAGCCAAAAAGCCAGAATCTACGAGATCAACGGAGAAACTGTGGTTGCCATGGATGAGTTGGTCTTAGTGAATAAACCGAAATTCAACAATCAGCTTGATAAAAATTATTATTATTTTCTTAATAAAAAATTATACAGAGTTTATCCTTTATTTGTGACCGCTCTTCAGCAGTACAGAGATATTCAGAAGGAAATGACCGATTTGGATAGTAAGGCTAAAAGAAAATATATAAAAGACAGGCAAAGTATGCTGGCTGATCAATATGAAAAACAATTGAGAGACCTTACCACAACAGAAGGGCAGGTTTTTGCAAAGTTGATGAACAGAGCCACAGGCAAAAATGTATTTGAAATCATTAAAGAACTAAGAGGTGGATGGAGTGCATTTTGGTGGAATGTAAAAGGTAAAATGGCAGATATAGATCTTAAAGACCAATATAACCCACGTAAAAATAGAACAGACGAATTTTTAGAGTCTCTCCTGCAATCCAATTGGAATTCCGGTTATTTGCAGCCTTATCCTGGTGCAAATACTTTTAAATCTCCGAAATAA
- a CDS encoding NUDIX domain-containing protein — protein MIDKINVRVYACAVKDKKVLTLFEEYAGEPLMKFPGGGLEYGEGLIECLHREFDEELNVKIEIVEHFYTQENFLVSRFRENEQLLTIYYIVNIINEEDFIILDPCIEKTEWIPIDRPNNPFPLPVDKVVFDKLKEKYL, from the coding sequence ATGATAGATAAGATCAACGTGAGAGTCTATGCCTGTGCTGTAAAAGACAAAAAAGTTCTGACACTATTTGAAGAATACGCAGGAGAACCTTTAATGAAATTTCCGGGAGGCGGTTTAGAATATGGAGAGGGACTTATTGAATGTTTACATCGCGAATTTGATGAAGAACTTAATGTGAAAATAGAGATTGTAGAACATTTCTATACACAGGAAAATTTTCTGGTTTCGCGTTTCAGAGAGAACGAACAATTGCTTACCATATATTATATAGTAAATATTATCAACGAAGAGGATTTTATTATCCTTGATCCTTGTATCGAAAAAACAGAATGGATCCCAATCGACAGACCGAATAATCCGTTTCCTTTGCCTGTAGATAAAGTAGTATTCGATAAATTAAAAGAAAAATACCTGTAA
- the mnmD gene encoding tRNA (5-methylaminomethyl-2-thiouridine)(34)-methyltransferase MnmD yields the protein MKREIKTTNDGSKTLFINDLNENYHSHHGALQEAEHVFIKNGLNLINDYEINILELGFGTGLNVLVTINEYLKTDKNHIINYFTLEKYPINESEIEDLAYFEHFDNPELKEIYQKIHQAEWGKSVEIINGINLKKIQCDFFDLKDIELPKINLVYFDCFGARVQPDLWEKPLFEIVSDKMSVNGLLTTYSSKGSVRRILQELNFKVEKKQGPPGKREMINAVKL from the coding sequence TTGAAACGAGAAATTAAGACCACGAATGACGGTAGTAAAACTTTGTTTATCAATGATTTAAATGAAAACTACCATTCACACCACGGAGCACTACAAGAAGCAGAACATGTGTTTATTAAAAATGGATTAAATCTAATAAATGATTACGAAATTAATATTTTAGAACTCGGTTTTGGAACAGGTTTGAATGTTTTGGTTACAATTAATGAATATTTAAAAACTGACAAAAATCATATCATCAACTATTTTACCCTGGAAAAGTATCCCATAAATGAATCAGAAATTGAAGATTTAGCCTACTTTGAGCATTTTGACAACCCAGAATTAAAAGAAATTTATCAAAAAATTCATCAAGCAGAATGGGGTAAATCGGTTGAAATTATTAATGGAATCAATCTTAAAAAGATCCAATGTGACTTCTTTGATCTGAAAGACATTGAGTTACCTAAAATCAACCTTGTTTATTTTGACTGTTTTGGCGCAAGAGTTCAGCCAGATCTTTGGGAAAAGCCATTATTTGAAATAGTTTCAGATAAAATGAGTGTTAACGGCTTATTAACAACCTACTCTTCTAAAGGAAGCGTAAGAAGGATTCTTCAGGAACTTAATTTTAAAGTAGAAAAGAAACAAGGTCCGCCAGGGAAAAGGGAGATGATTAATGCGGTTAAACTTTAA
- a CDS encoding branched-chain amino acid aminotransferase, whose amino-acid sequence MIIQKTENSRISTFDPNNFSFGNTFIDHMIICEYEDGKWGDVKLVPYGPLMFTPAMMGVNYGQACFEGMKAYKDKDGQVFLFRPEKNFERINKSATRLAMPEVTEEMFLDGLKALVDLDRGWIPSGEGMSLYIRPLIFATEEALKARVSNKYMFAIVATPAKSYYTEPVSVKISDHYSRAASGGVGSAKAAGNYAASFYPTQLAMDEGYEQIIWTDDATHEYFEESGTMNVFVRINDTIYTPPTSEKILDGVTRDSFIQLAKKRGIEVKVEPISVKAVVEAQKNGTLKEVWGVGTAVVTTVFQALGYNGDKLQLPVLSDDESFAATLKNDLVNIQTNVAEDTFGWRVVVEKNVLETV is encoded by the coding sequence ATGATAATTCAAAAAACTGAAAACTCCAGAATTTCTACATTCGACCCAAACAATTTTTCTTTCGGAAATACTTTTATAGATCATATGATAATATGTGAGTATGAAGACGGAAAATGGGGGGATGTAAAATTAGTTCCTTATGGTCCTTTAATGTTTACACCAGCGATGATGGGGGTAAACTACGGACAGGCTTGTTTTGAGGGTATGAAAGCCTATAAAGACAAAGACGGGCAGGTTTTCCTTTTCAGGCCTGAAAAGAATTTTGAGCGTATCAACAAGTCGGCTACGCGTCTTGCAATGCCGGAAGTTACGGAAGAAATGTTTCTAGACGGTTTAAAAGCATTGGTAGACCTTGATAGAGGCTGGATTCCTTCTGGAGAGGGAATGTCACTGTATATCAGACCATTGATCTTCGCTACGGAAGAAGCATTGAAAGCTAGAGTTTCTAATAAATATATGTTCGCTATCGTTGCAACACCTGCAAAGAGCTATTATACAGAGCCGGTTTCTGTTAAAATTTCAGACCATTATTCAAGAGCGGCAAGCGGTGGTGTAGGTTCTGCTAAAGCAGCAGGAAACTATGCGGCATCTTTTTACCCGACTCAATTGGCAATGGATGAAGGATATGAGCAGATTATCTGGACTGATGATGCTACACACGAATATTTCGAAGAAAGTGGAACAATGAATGTTTTCGTTAGAATTAACGATACAATTTATACTCCGCCAACTTCTGAGAAAATTTTAGATGGTGTTACGAGAGACAGTTTTATTCAGTTAGCTAAGAAAAGAGGAATTGAAGTAAAGGTTGAACCAATTTCTGTAAAAGCTGTTGTAGAAGCTCAAAAGAACGGAACACTGAAAGAAGTTTGGGGAGTTGGAACTGCGGTTGTAACTACGGTTTTCCAAGCTTTAGGATATAACGGTGATAAATTACAGTTACCTGTACTTTCTGATGATGAAAGTTTTGCGGCTACGCTTAAAAATGATTTAGTTAATATTCAGACTAACGTTGCAGAAGATACTTTCGGATGGAGAGTCGTGGTTGAGAAAAATGTTCTTGAAACAGTTTAA
- a CDS encoding FKBP-type peptidyl-prolyl cis-trans isomerase: MKKILFISVLSLLGCNRSAQVHPPVGGVLSKKDLDVSKDRMKNLNSIERNQIQQWIGMQSVKFYPTQLNYWVTAEGFDTRERRQDNTFISYSYDLYDFDDTKIYDEPITRRDAKFGHFDELKAVENALRFIHDGEEVTLLVPSALAYGTYGDEKKIDNDIPLIIKLKAL, translated from the coding sequence ATGAAAAAAATACTCTTCATATCGGTATTAAGTTTGTTGGGCTGTAACAGAAGTGCACAGGTTCATCCGCCTGTTGGTGGTGTTTTAAGTAAAAAAGATTTAGATGTCTCTAAAGACAGAATGAAAAATCTAAATTCAATAGAAAGAAACCAGATCCAGCAATGGATCGGGATGCAATCTGTAAAATTTTATCCCACACAGCTTAATTACTGGGTAACTGCCGAAGGTTTTGACACAAGAGAAAGAAGACAGGATAACACCTTTATTTCTTATTCTTATGATCTGTATGATTTTGATGATACAAAGATCTATGATGAACCTATAACGAGAAGAGATGCCAAATTTGGACACTTTGATGAATTGAAAGCGGTAGAAAATGCACTCCGTTTTATACATGATGGGGAAGAAGTTACGCTTTTGGTACCGTCTGCACTGGCCTATGGAACCTATGGAGACGAGAAAAAAATAGATAACGATATACCATTGATCATAAAATTAAAAGCATTATAA
- a CDS encoding peptidylprolyl isomerase has translation MNVDKETYEGLKDGLYANLQTTKGNLIVKFEDKKSPVTVANFVGLAEGKIDNKAKAKGVPFYDGTIFHRVIKDFMIQGGDPKGTGMGDPGYKFEDEKNDLHHTGKGILSMANSGPNTNGSQFFITEIATPWLDGKHTIFGSVVKGNDVIDAIANVEKGAQDKPKTDIVLEKVSIFSKGDEYKNYDAAKTFNEGKSKIAENNKAYIAKEEADRKKKEEEFKANQLKMVEDLQAGMQKTESGLYYKITKTTTGKAPKAGDNISVHYAGKLVDGSEFDSSFKRNEPIEIPIGMGRVIKGWDEGILLLKEGETATLLIPPALGYGERGAGGVIPPNAWLVFDVELVKVQ, from the coding sequence ATGAACGTAGACAAAGAAACTTACGAAGGGCTTAAAGACGGACTTTATGCTAATCTTCAAACAACAAAAGGTAACCTTATTGTGAAGTTTGAAGACAAAAAATCGCCTGTAACTGTGGCTAACTTTGTTGGTCTTGCAGAAGGTAAAATTGATAACAAAGCTAAGGCTAAAGGAGTTCCTTTCTATGACGGAACTATTTTCCACAGAGTGATCAAAGATTTCATGATCCAGGGAGGAGATCCTAAAGGAACAGGAATGGGTGATCCTGGATATAAATTCGAAGACGAAAAAAACGACCTTCACCACACAGGAAAAGGTATTTTATCAATGGCGAACTCCGGACCAAACACAAACGGTTCTCAGTTTTTCATCACTGAAATTGCTACGCCTTGGTTAGACGGAAAACACACGATCTTTGGATCAGTTGTAAAAGGTAACGATGTGATCGATGCTATCGCAAACGTAGAAAAAGGAGCTCAGGATAAGCCTAAAACTGATATTGTACTTGAAAAAGTATCTATCTTCAGCAAAGGAGACGAGTACAAAAACTACGATGCAGCAAAAACTTTCAACGAAGGGAAATCTAAGATTGCTGAAAACAATAAAGCTTATATCGCAAAAGAAGAAGCTGACAGAAAGAAAAAAGAAGAGGAATTTAAAGCGAATCAGTTGAAAATGGTTGAAGATTTACAGGCAGGAATGCAAAAAACTGAATCAGGATTGTACTATAAGATCACAAAAACAACTACCGGAAAAGCTCCAAAAGCAGGTGACAATATTTCTGTACACTATGCAGGGAAATTGGTAGACGGATCTGAGTTCGATTCTTCATTCAAGAGAAACGAGCCTATCGAAATTCCTATCGGAATGGGTAGAGTGATCAAAGGATGGGACGAAGGTATCCTATTATTAAAAGAAGGTGAAACTGCTACTTTATTGATTCCACCAGCATTGGGTTACGGAGAAAGAGGTGCAGGAGGAGTGATCCCGCCAAACGCATGGTTAGTTTTCGATGTTGAGCTTGTGAAAGTTCAGTAA
- a CDS encoding DUF6119 family protein, which yields MSEKIQNSIYFLKDEVRIRNKRTRQVLIKTIDFDFLNKLFKGKDFTEQQVKQNLSNDYEIKVYYKKAKNNVKWKEFIETVVEEGEDILTSNRSKSESYIILIKNIKTNRIYASTGGYAHITVQELATTDFGIEILSRIVKSDDKALKSTKERNLTGGIQGEIKFFRNDYNLYENDNFGKIYNELSASINKKTLMEIFGFQEKDLKGDSLCIVKNSFSLKKSISFKELLEIIKKCELLLLKPPVVEINNVEKLTRSENILIENLRDDVLLKIYSNYTNEEDFYSVEISNKDFEKYFSANYYEINLSFKRETNIIRVDDTIRNIQDILDAIKIKIGKDLNYIDFKKVIENASIETFDENEVILTKDSLIDHFCTEINYSENVYFLIEKDWYRVKKTFIDNINEQASFFLKDNKFDGPKLNKWNIGGENKYNAGHLGQDNTFVFDKITPLYIETCDLLKVDKDKVYFFHVKKGFDNSMRDLCNQVLISAKKVQEDLRLNYTYLTLLYNEASQYKGDKDYYKSIKQQFDKISQSDFIDLIKDKTFVFVLAVLDTAKTKRDLYENIERFDSNIAKFTLIDLSKDMRALGMEFKVLQIEK from the coding sequence ATGAGTGAAAAGATTCAAAATAGTATTTACTTTCTAAAGGATGAAGTACGAATAAGAAATAAAAGAACAAGGCAAGTGCTTATTAAAACGATTGATTTTGATTTTTTGAATAAATTATTTAAAGGTAAAGATTTTACTGAGCAACAAGTAAAACAAAACTTAAGTAATGATTATGAAATAAAAGTTTACTATAAAAAAGCTAAAAATAATGTAAAGTGGAAAGAATTTATAGAAACAGTTGTTGAAGAAGGCGAAGATATCCTAACATCTAATAGGTCAAAGTCAGAAAGTTATATTATTCTTATTAAAAATATAAAAACTAATAGAATTTATGCTTCTACTGGGGGATATGCTCATATCACTGTTCAAGAACTCGCTACTACAGATTTTGGAATAGAAATACTTTCTAGAATTGTAAAATCAGATGATAAAGCATTAAAGTCTACAAAAGAAAGAAATTTAACGGGTGGTATACAAGGTGAAATTAAATTTTTTAGAAATGATTATAACTTATATGAAAACGATAATTTTGGTAAAATATATAATGAGTTAAGCGCATCCATTAATAAAAAAACTCTTATGGAAATTTTTGGTTTTCAGGAGAAGGATTTAAAAGGAGATAGTCTTTGTATTGTAAAAAATTCATTTTCATTAAAAAAGTCTATTTCATTTAAAGAGCTTTTGGAAATTATTAAAAAATGCGAACTTTTATTGTTAAAACCCCCAGTTGTAGAAATTAATAATGTAGAGAAATTAACAAGATCTGAAAACATTCTAATTGAAAATTTGCGTGATGATGTATTGTTGAAAATTTATTCTAATTATACTAATGAAGAGGATTTTTATAGTGTAGAAATAAGCAATAAAGATTTTGAGAAATATTTTTCTGCAAATTATTATGAAATTAATTTATCTTTTAAAAGAGAAACTAATATAATAAGAGTTGATGATACAATACGAAATATACAAGACATATTAGATGCTATCAAAATCAAAATAGGTAAAGATCTTAATTATATTGATTTTAAAAAAGTTATAGAAAATGCATCCATTGAAACATTTGATGAAAATGAAGTTATTTTGACAAAAGATAGTTTAATCGACCATTTTTGTACTGAAATTAATTACAGTGAAAATGTGTATTTTCTTATTGAGAAAGATTGGTATAGAGTAAAAAAAACTTTTATAGATAATATAAACGAGCAGGCTTCATTTTTCTTGAAAGATAATAAATTTGATGGACCAAAATTAAACAAATGGAATATTGGTGGTGAAAACAAATATAATGCTGGTCATTTAGGGCAAGATAATACATTTGTCTTTGATAAAATTACACCCTTATATATAGAAACATGTGATTTATTAAAAGTAGATAAAGATAAAGTCTATTTTTTTCATGTTAAAAAAGGTTTTGATAACTCTATGAGGGATCTATGTAATCAAGTGCTAATTTCAGCTAAGAAAGTACAGGAAGATCTAAGGTTAAATTATACTTATCTTACGTTGTTGTATAATGAAGCTTCACAATATAAAGGTGATAAAGATTATTATAAAAGTATTAAGCAGCAGTTTGATAAAATATCTCAAAGTGATTTTATAGATTTGATTAAAGATAAAACATTTGTATTTGTATTAGCAGTATTAGATACGGCTAAAACTAAAAGGGACTTATATGAAAATATTGAAAGGTTTGATTCAAATATTGCCAAATTTACATTAATTGATTTATCTAAAGATATGAGAGCTTTAGGAATGGAATTTAAAGTTTTACAAATCGAAAAATAG
- a CDS encoding retropepsin-like aspartic protease: MQKISQLFLIFFTILISAQGKRFFEDGEVQLKNPVEKVNLTYASDLPFVKVNINGKIYNFLFDSGAPTVISNTIYSELNLEKKHKSKVKNSQKNKQEQIFTQLPEMTVDNVIFKNIGVVVMDFNSSELGCFKIDGILGANQMAKLFWRINYSENSIETTKDLANFDLKDYETVIPFETKAQKTPTVIATILNKKIDLTFDTGFTGRLKITDSNYDPKKVKQTVETYGTNSVGAFGAGKPVSGYIFIADEMVLGNKTFQNELVMTGSSSLIGNEFFKDFIFIMDWKNNKIYMKRIKNNPPKLESFGFGYRFVDAKPLVAFVFKENGLPIHIGDSILSINTVDLDHLNEESACNYMINRVEKDYKTIEIKVKRDGKILDFKLDKSEYLK, encoded by the coding sequence ATGCAAAAGATCTCCCAACTATTTTTAATATTCTTCACAATCCTCATTTCCGCGCAAGGCAAAAGATTCTTCGAAGATGGAGAGGTGCAGTTAAAAAATCCAGTTGAGAAGGTCAATCTAACGTATGCAAGCGATTTACCGTTTGTAAAAGTTAATATCAATGGAAAAATATACAATTTTCTGTTTGATTCCGGGGCGCCGACTGTGATTTCCAATACCATCTACAGTGAACTGAATCTTGAGAAAAAGCACAAAAGCAAAGTAAAAAATTCACAGAAAAATAAGCAGGAACAAATCTTCACGCAATTACCGGAAATGACGGTTGACAATGTTATTTTCAAAAATATCGGAGTTGTTGTTATGGATTTTAATAGTTCTGAGTTGGGTTGTTTCAAAATTGATGGAATTTTGGGAGCAAATCAGATGGCAAAACTGTTTTGGAGGATTAATTACTCGGAAAATTCGATTGAAACGACAAAAGATCTGGCGAATTTTGATTTGAAAGACTATGAAACGGTAATTCCATTTGAAACAAAAGCTCAGAAAACTCCAACGGTTATTGCTACAATTTTAAATAAAAAAATCGATCTTACTTTTGACACAGGATTTACAGGAAGGTTGAAGATCACAGACAGCAATTACGATCCTAAAAAAGTAAAACAGACTGTTGAAACCTACGGAACAAATTCTGTCGGAGCCTTCGGAGCCGGAAAACCTGTTTCAGGATATATTTTTATAGCGGATGAAATGGTTTTGGGGAATAAAACCTTCCAAAACGAATTGGTGATGACCGGAAGTTCAAGCCTGATCGGAAATGAATTCTTCAAAGACTTTATTTTCATCATGGACTGGAAAAATAACAAAATCTACATGAAACGCATCAAAAACAATCCTCCAAAACTGGAATCTTTCGGTTTCGGATATCGTTTTGTAGATGCAAAACCTTTGGTGGCCTTTGTATTTAAAGAAAATGGTCTGCCTATTCATATTGGTGATTCTATTTTGAGTATCAATACCGTTGATCTCGATCATTTAAACGAAGAATCTGCCTGTAACTATATGATCAATAGAGTAGAAAAGGATTATAAGACGATTGAAATTAAGGTGAAAAGAGACGGGAAAATCCTTGATTTTAAACTTGATAAAAGTGAGTATTTGAAATAA
- a CDS encoding DUF3472 domain-containing protein → MKIKFKTLFLLLFLAVTSLQIFKAQTATCPSWGPYLEGFDMANSGELWYSEAMADNTCKKVNTYYSTLNFSLGPRGGYAGIQYKPNEIYNNIFSMWDIQDSNVPQCTTEYVAPNTYVDGFGGEGTGLHTDNPMPWTPGTWYATVVRRWSIGDGKTRIGFFMYNYGTQKWKHYVTIVTPENDAKFTGTKLGAFVENWNSAASKDTRCGYFRNFWSMNAQGNWSKPARYTAAAGTGSWGAETAFNNTAIKVTSCGTTPAPAGSSVTFNSITQDGTKPSTALPITVTTVTPSYNAGNNSMNVTWANSEATSPQLSYKVSLYTETSWGNGYTPVAVVTGIRPDQRSASVSLPANSQPGKYYVSVVLEDIFKQTSNFGYNSLTVSNIVQPVNVDPNAFYRIKCVGSGQYITPANYSTAANAKMVQQPLNTNLAQQWKLEKTGNNYIIINRASGLAIDVPASNITNGTNLVQYPKHGSNNQQWVLRPYTSNTMIIGTALSNVKAMDNPANSQTAGTNINIWDQDINGAAGVNHQWILEIVSANTMKSTTNVLSENDQLSTVYPNPVKQGETLYISLPDDNFELKVVNVEGLTVRSQNVRGGKISVSTSGLRSGVYFYHAKSATQNISGKFTIQ, encoded by the coding sequence ATGAAAATTAAATTTAAAACCTTGTTTTTACTGCTGTTCCTTGCAGTTACATCTCTACAGATTTTCAAAGCTCAAACCGCTACATGTCCGAGTTGGGGACCGTACCTTGAGGGGTTTGACATGGCCAATTCCGGCGAACTCTGGTATTCGGAAGCTATGGCAGATAATACCTGTAAGAAAGTGAATACCTATTATTCAACCCTTAATTTCTCTTTAGGTCCGAGGGGCGGATATGCCGGAATTCAATACAAACCGAACGAAATTTACAACAACATCTTCTCGATGTGGGATATTCAGGATTCTAATGTTCCGCAATGTACCACAGAATATGTTGCACCGAATACCTATGTCGATGGTTTTGGAGGTGAGGGTACAGGTCTTCACACTGATAACCCAATGCCGTGGACACCTGGAACCTGGTATGCAACGGTTGTCAGAAGATGGTCGATTGGTGATGGAAAAACCCGAATCGGATTTTTTATGTACAACTACGGAACACAAAAGTGGAAACATTATGTAACGATCGTTACTCCCGAAAATGACGCTAAATTTACCGGAACAAAACTTGGCGCTTTTGTAGAAAACTGGAATTCGGCGGCCAGTAAAGATACCCGTTGCGGATATTTCAGAAACTTCTGGAGTATGAATGCGCAGGGCAATTGGTCGAAACCTGCAAGATATACAGCCGCAGCTGGAACGGGGTCTTGGGGAGCAGAAACAGCTTTTAATAATACAGCCATCAAAGTAACATCTTGCGGAACGACTCCGGCTCCGGCAGGAAGTTCTGTTACTTTTAATTCGATCACTCAGGATGGTACGAAACCAAGTACAGCTTTACCGATTACAGTAACCACGGTTACTCCTTCTTACAATGCAGGAAACAATTCGATGAATGTAACCTGGGCAAACTCAGAAGCAACAAGTCCGCAACTATCCTACAAAGTATCTTTATATACTGAGACAAGTTGGGGGAATGGTTATACTCCGGTTGCTGTTGTAACGGGTATCCGTCCGGATCAGAGAAGTGCTTCCGTTTCGCTTCCTGCCAATTCTCAGCCCGGGAAATATTATGTAAGTGTGGTTTTGGAGGATATTTTTAAACAGACTTCTAATTTTGGATATAATTCTTTAACGGTAAGCAATATTGTACAACCTGTCAATGTTGATCCTAATGCTTTTTACAGAATTAAATGCGTCGGAAGCGGTCAATACATCACTCCAGCTAATTACAGCACGGCAGCCAATGCAAAAATGGTTCAGCAACCTTTGAACACTAATCTTGCTCAACAATGGAAATTAGAAAAAACAGGAAATAATTATATCATTATCAACCGTGCGTCAGGTTTGGCGATTGATGTTCCGGCTTCTAATATTACAAACGGGACAAATTTAGTTCAATATCCTAAACATGGTAGTAATAATCAGCAATGGGTATTGAGACCGTATACTTCAAATACGATGATCATCGGAACGGCTTTATCGAATGTGAAAGCGATGGATAATCCTGCCAATTCGCAAACTGCAGGTACCAATATCAATATCTGGGATCAGGACATCAACGGAGCAGCTGGCGTGAATCATCAATGGATTCTTGAAATAGTTTCTGCAAATACAATGAAATCAACGACTAATGTTTTGTCTGAAAATGATCAGTTGTCAACAGTTTATCCTAATCCTGTAAAACAGGGGGAAACACTTTACATCAGTCTTCCTGATGATAATTTTGAATTAAAAGTAGTAAATGTAGAAGGCTTAACCGTAAGATCCCAAAATGTGAGAGGCGGAAAAATTTCAGTTTCTACTTCGGGACTAAGAAGCGGAGTTTATTTTTATCATGCTAAAAGTGCAACCCAGAATATTTCAGGGAAATTTACAATACAATAA
- a CDS encoding M20/M25/M40 family metallo-hydrolase: MKKILGTSLLLLSLAVFGQVKEDSVQFSKISTEILNNGKGYTELKDLTKNIGHRLSGSEAYEKSVKWAEQKLKDAGADKVWLQEVMIPVWERGKESLQIKTSSGSWKGLKMLSLGNSEGTGGKDVSGEIIMVKSMEEYEKLPAEKVKDKIIFFNYPFNQSFVETFRGYGDASKYRTTAASLTAKKGGKFAIIRSLSSAFDDVPHTGAMRYEDKVNKIPAVAIGNTTADELETLLKTQKITAKLNSNCGMKGEKLSHSVIGEITGKKDKSVIVVGGHLDSWDVGEGAHDDGAGIVQSIEVLRTFKKLGIKNNHTIRVVCFANEENGVKGGIQYGKTAKENNEKHLFALESDAGGFTPRGISLEMDDDKRSQIKGWSGLFFPYGVYNFEGKYSGTDIYPLHDMGVPTAELVPDSQRYFDIHHTEEDTFEKVNRRELLLGAVAMTQIIYMIDKNW; the protein is encoded by the coding sequence ATGAAAAAGATATTAGGAACATCATTGCTACTTCTCAGTCTGGCGGTTTTTGGTCAGGTTAAAGAAGATTCAGTACAATTCAGTAAAATTTCTACAGAGATTTTAAATAACGGAAAAGGTTACACCGAATTAAAAGATTTAACTAAAAATATTGGTCACCGTTTAAGCGGTTCCGAAGCTTATGAAAAGTCCGTAAAATGGGCTGAACAAAAATTGAAAGATGCCGGAGCCGATAAAGTCTGGCTTCAGGAAGTGATGATCCCCGTTTGGGAAAGAGGAAAAGAATCTTTACAGATCAAAACCTCCAGCGGATCATGGAAAGGCTTAAAAATGCTTTCTTTAGGAAATTCCGAAGGTACAGGTGGAAAAGATGTTTCTGGAGAAATTATCATGGTTAAATCGATGGAAGAATATGAAAAACTTCCTGCCGAAAAAGTAAAAGACAAAATAATTTTCTTTAATTATCCTTTCAATCAGTCTTTTGTTGAGACTTTCAGAGGATATGGTGATGCCTCAAAATATAGAACAACAGCCGCCTCCTTAACAGCTAAAAAAGGTGGAAAATTTGCGATTATCCGTTCGCTTTCTTCTGCTTTCGATGATGTTCCTCACACGGGAGCAATGCGTTACGAGGATAAAGTTAATAAAATCCCCGCGGTTGCTATTGGAAACACCACGGCTGATGAATTAGAGACATTATTAAAAACTCAAAAAATCACAGCGAAACTCAATTCTAATTGCGGGATGAAAGGCGAGAAACTCTCCCACTCTGTTATCGGTGAGATCACAGGCAAAAAAGATAAAAGTGTGATCGTTGTCGGCGGACATTTAGATTCCTGGGATGTTGGAGAAGGCGCACATGATGACGGTGCCGGAATTGTACAAAGTATTGAAGTTTTAAGAACCTTCAAAAAATTAGGAATCAAAAATAATCATACCATAAGGGTTGTTTGTTTTGCCAATGAAGAAAACGGCGTAAAAGGCGGAATTCAATATGGAAAAACAGCAAAGGAAAACAATGAGAAGCATCTTTTTGCGTTAGAATCTGATGCAGGAGGTTTTACTCCAAGAGGAATTTCCCTTGAGATGGATGATGATAAAAGAAGCCAGATCAAAGGCTGGTCGGGTTTATTTTTCCCTTACGGAGTGTATAATTTTGAAGGAAAATATTCAGGGACGGACATCTACCCGCTTCATGATATGGGAGTTCCAACGGCTGAGCTGGTTCCTGATTCTCAAAGGTATTTTGATATTCATCACACTGAAGAAGATACTTTCGAAAAGGTTAATCGCAGAGAGTTACTTTTAGGAGCTGTCGCCATGACGCAGATTATTTATATGATCGATAAGAATTGGTAA